One genomic region from Quercus robur chromosome 4, dhQueRobu3.1, whole genome shotgun sequence encodes:
- the LOC126723313 gene encoding 60S ribosomal protein L37a-1-like isoform X1, with product MQTKRTKKAGIVGKYGTRYGASLRKQIKKMEVSQHSKYFCEFCGKFAVKRKAVGIWGCKDCGKVKAGGAYTLNTASAVTVRSTIRRLRDATES from the exons ATGCAGACTAAGAGAACCAAGAAGGCCGGTATTGTTGGGAAGTATG GGACCCGATATGGTGCTAGTTTGAGGAAGCAGATTAAGAAGATGGAAGTCAGCCAGCACAGCAAATACTTCTGCGAGTTTTGCGGGAAG TTTGCAGTGAAGAGAAAGGCTGTGGGCATCTGGGGTTGCAAGGATTGTGGAAAAGTGAAAGCAGGAGGCGCTTACACATTGAA TACTGCAAGTGCTGTGACTGTTAGGAGTACCATCAGAAGGCTGAGGGACGCGACTGAGAGTTGA
- the LOC126723313 gene encoding 60S ribosomal protein L37a-1-like isoform X2, with the protein MTKRTKKAGIVGKYGTRYGASLRKQIKKMEVSQHSKYFCEFCGKFAVKRKAVGIWGCKDCGKVKAGGAYTLNTASAVTVRSTIRRLRDATES; encoded by the exons ATG ACTAAGAGAACCAAGAAGGCCGGTATTGTTGGGAAGTATG GGACCCGATATGGTGCTAGTTTGAGGAAGCAGATTAAGAAGATGGAAGTCAGCCAGCACAGCAAATACTTCTGCGAGTTTTGCGGGAAG TTTGCAGTGAAGAGAAAGGCTGTGGGCATCTGGGGTTGCAAGGATTGTGGAAAAGTGAAAGCAGGAGGCGCTTACACATTGAA TACTGCAAGTGCTGTGACTGTTAGGAGTACCATCAGAAGGCTGAGGGACGCGACTGAGAGTTGA